One Salvia splendens isolate huo1 unplaced genomic scaffold, SspV2 ctg545, whole genome shotgun sequence DNA segment encodes these proteins:
- the LOC121790555 gene encoding ras-related protein RABF2b-like gives MASSGNKSINAKLVLLGDVGAGKSSLVLRFVKGQFVEFQESTIGAAFFSQTVALNDATVKFEIWDTAGQERYHSLAPMYYRGAAAAIIVYDVTNQASFDRAKKWVEELKAQGNLNMVMALAGNKSDLLDAKKVESEEAQTYAQANGLFFMETSAKTATNVNDIFYEIAKRLPRLQAAPNPSGMVLVDRTAERPASASCCS, from the exons ATGGCTTCCAGCGGAAACAAGAGCATCAACGCCAAACTA GTGCTTCTGGGAGATGTAGGGGCGGGAAAATCGAGTTTAGTTCTTCGTTTCGTGAAAGGGCAATTCGTTGAGTTTCAG GAATCGACTATAGGTGCTGCGTTTTTTTCGCAAACAGTTGCCTTGAACGATGCAACTGTTAAGTTTGAAATATGGGACACTGCAGGCCAAGAAAGATATCACAGCTTAGCTCCGATGTATTACAGAGGAGCTGCAGCTGCTATTATTGTTTATGACGTAACAAACCAA GCATCCTTTGATCGGGCAAAAAAATGGGTCGAGGAGCTCAAGGCACAAG GCAACCTAAATATGGTCATGGCTCTTGCTGGGAATAAATCAGATCTGTTGGATGCCAAAAAAGTGGAATCCGAG GAAGCTCAAACTTATGCGCAGGCGAATGGTCTTTTCTTCATGGAGACATCTGCAAAAACAGCAACTAATGTTAATGACATATTTTATGAGATAG CAAAGAGATTGCCTCGTCTGCAGGCAGCGCCGAACCCATCAGGCATGGTCCTTGTGGATCGAACAGCGGAGAGGCCAGCCAGCGCCTCGTGTTGTTCTTAA